The Nocardia sp. NBC_01503 sequence CGTACGGGCTGGTCAGCGATGAGGCTGTTGTACAACATGCTGAGATCCAGAGAATCAGCTGCGCTCTTCTTCGGGCGCGCGCTGCGATCGACCTGGCGATGGAGAGCCTCCATCTTCTCGTCGAGCTGAGTGGCCACCTCGGCCGCCTGGGCGAGGTCGCTGCGAAGGTTCGGGGGAACCTCGCCTTGATATTTGTAGTAGATCTTGTGTTCGAGGCTGGCCCAGAAATCCATCGCGATAGTGCGGATCTGGATCTCGACCGGTATTGGTTGGGTCCGGTCGGAACGAAACACCGGAATCGACACGATCAAGTGCAGGCTCCGGTATCCGTTCGGTTTGCGGTTGGAGATGTAGTCGCGCTCCTCCAGAACCGTAATGTCCTCCTGGCCCGCCAACATATCCCTGATCGTGCCGATATCGGAGATGAAGCTACAAACCACCCGAACCCCGGCGATATCAAGCACGTTCTCCCGGATCGCCGCCAGGTTCATCGCGTAGTTTTTGCGCCGAACCTTCTCCAGCACGCTTTCAGGGGACTTGAGCCGCGATCCGACGTGCTCGATGGGGTTGTACTCGTGCGCGTTGTTGAAGTCCTCACGCAGGATATTGATTTTGGTCGTGACCTCGTCGATCGCGAACTTGTAGCCGAGCATGAAATCCACGAACTGCTCTCTGAGCACCCGGAGGTCGTCGATGCCGACCTGCTGTCGGTTGCCAAGCAGGCCGTCGTCAATGATGTGGTCCAGTTGCCAGGGTTTCATTGAGTTCATTGTGCCTTTGGCACACTACGAACGCCGCAGCCGGTGCGGTGTTGACCGACCCGCCTGGTCCAGAGCTTGGCCGAGCGGTGGTGACCGAGGGGGAGGGATTGGATCACTCCGGACCGCGAGTGCAAACAGCGGTGGGCACGAAACTACCGGTGCATAAGACCTCAGCAGACCTCAGCCGGGTGACGAGACGGGCCCCGGAGGGTGGACCAATTGAGGGATCTCGTCAGTCCGACTTCCTTCTTCGCAACATCCAGTGGATCGAGCTGTGTGGGCACTACCGGTAGCGGTCGACGCGAACTGAGCACCACCGAGGCCGTGAGCACGACTGAGCGGTCCCCGATGACGAGACCACCCGGGTATAGAGCCAGGTGATTTCGTACCGTGTTCAGTTGGTCCCGCAGGCCACCGGATGGTGGGTGTGAGTGCAGGCCGCAGAGTACTCGGCCGGCGTCAGGTATCCCAGCGCCGAATGTCGGTGCCGCCGATTGTGGTCGATCTTGAAGTCGCCGATCACCACCCGCGCCTCGAGCAGACTGGTCCAGTGGTTGCGGTTGAGGCACTCGGTCCGCAGCCGCC is a genomic window containing:
- a CDS encoding GTP pyrophosphokinase, with protein sequence MKPWQLDHIIDDGLLGNRQQVGIDDLRVLREQFVDFMLGYKFAIDEVTTKINILREDFNNAHEYNPIEHVGSRLKSPESVLEKVRRKNYAMNLAAIRENVLDIAGVRVVCSFISDIGTIRDMLAGQEDITVLEERDYISNRKPNGYRSLHLIVSIPVFRSDRTQPIPVEIQIRTIAMDFWASLEHKIYYKYQGEVPPNLRSDLAQAAEVATQLDEKMEALHRQVDRSARPKKSAADSLDLSMLYNSLIADQPVRLRPGDLPI
- a CDS encoding integrase core domain-containing protein — encoded protein: MISHALQRFCADRVGISYIPPGTPWNNGFVESFNRRLRTECLNRNHWTSLLEARVVIGDFKIDHNRRHRHSALGYLTPAEYSAACTHTHHPVACGTN